Proteins from a single region of Deltaproteobacteria bacterium:
- a CDS encoding tetratricopeptide repeat protein, with translation MKKKFLYFICSICFFYTAYSFADVKASDWVEKGVALVIEGKHNEAIEAFNKAIERNPKDAVAYNNRGAAYGQTGNYKQQIEDCNKAIELNPKDAVAYNNRGVAYGELGNYEQEIEDCSKAIELNPKLAVAYYHRGIAYQKLGNRKQATKDKNKAYALNPKRTWNKVEIVSSEPIGPSTNDTKIKVIGNRDSKRYHLPGMIYYDKVQAYHLVTFNSEGEAIKAGYHKARQ, from the coding sequence ATGAAAAAAAAGTTTTTATATTTCATTTGTAGTATTTGCTTTTTCTACACTGCATACTCGTTTGCAGACGTCAAGGCTTCAGACTGGGTGGAAAAAGGTGTGGCATTAGTGATAGAGGGCAAGCATAACGAAGCAATAGAAGCCTTCAACAAAGCCATTGAGCGAAATCCCAAAGATGCAGTGGCTTACAATAACAGGGGAGCCGCCTACGGGCAGACGGGAAATTACAAACAACAGATTGAAGACTGCAATAAAGCCATTGAGTTAAATCCTAAAGATGCCGTGGCCTATAATAATCGGGGAGTTGCCTATGGGGAACTCGGCAATTACGAACAGGAAATTGAGGATTGCAGCAAAGCCATCGAACTTAATCCCAAACTGGCCGTCGCTTATTACCACCGCGGAATCGCATATCAGAAATTGGGCAACCGTAAGCAAGCAACCAAGGATAAAAACAAAGCTTATGCGCTGAATCCAAAAAGAACATGGAATAAGGTAGAAATAGTGTCATCTGAGCCAATTGGGCCATCGACGAATGATACCAAAATTAAAGTAATAGGAAATCGGGACAGTAAGCGCTATCATCTTCCAGGAATGATATACTACGACAAAGTTCAGGCCTATCACCTCGTGACATTCAATTCGGAAGGAGAAGCCATAAAGGCCGGTTATCACAAGGCCCGTCAGTGA